A part of Phoenix dactylifera cultivar Barhee BC4 chromosome 2, palm_55x_up_171113_PBpolish2nd_filt_p, whole genome shotgun sequence genomic DNA contains:
- the LOC103711760 gene encoding uncharacterized protein LOC103711760 produces the protein MPEEPPHSGGPAGDGGTGLVMANNETVRSFLLSAAEDRQHLTDELRELASSLSSRSSVPYRSLRSIWSALPPDGRPALRRLFAGVEFVFSRPKRREKSEELKARLRKLAELAERREYEELVKDIAPKKKTVEPFSSYKDQIGFGLHVVLIMFTGYLVGFAAFRALFNHSSVMNTAGGIFGLVCGMLLETVLFIIRTSNQEMVSSRSASNLKKHL, from the exons ATGCCCGAGGAGCCACCGCACTCTGGCGGCCCCGCCGGCGACGGCGGTACCGGGCTAGTCATGGCGAACAACGAGACCGTCCGATCCTTTCTCCTGTCCGCTGCGGAGGACCGGCAGCACCTCACCGACGAGCTACGGGAACTGGCTTCGTCTCTCTCCTCCCGGAGCTCGGTCCCTTATAGATCCCTCAGGAGCATCTGGTCCGCCCTCCCCCCGGACGGCCGTCCCGCCCTCCGCCGTCTCTTCGCCGGCGTTGAATTCGTCTTCTCCCGACCCAAACGCCGGGAAAAG AGCGAGGAGTTGAAGGCGAGACTGAGAAAGCTTGCGGAACTGGCAGAGAGGAGAGAGTACGAGGAGCTTGTGAAGGACATCGCGCCGAAGAAGAAGACCGTGGAGCCCTTCTCTTCTTACAAAGATCAAATAGGTTTTG GTCTGCATGTTGTGCTGATAATGTTTACGGGGTATTTGGTTGGATTTGCTGCTTTCAGAGCCCTGTTCAATCATAGTTCTGTGATG AATACTGCTGGAGGCATCTTTGGATTGGTCTGTGGTATGCTACTTGAAACAGTTCTCTTTATAATTAGAACTTCAAATCAAGAAATGGTCTCTTCCAGGTCAGCATCTAATCTGAAAAAACATCTGTAG